Proteins encoded together in one Sandaracinaceae bacterium window:
- a CDS encoding TolC family protein, translated as MRKTPIANRTIFCLTLLSVAPAAAQERWTEDDVTARARAQAVEVLAADARARLAEGEAQGAGLLPNPSVEWERQEAFAPNAQAQDIIRLVVPLDLSGRPATRRALAEVEARLSEAEAERVRLDAVAAARAAFHRALAAERRVAVLEAQRDALREALRVMESRRAAGEVSGYETARLAIGAQLAGSRAAQARIDADAARQQLAALFGAEPPDALEGELTPPSPPPIAALVTSAEARRPDLSALARADEAARRARAAADFSWVPRFSVEGGYNRQDGPLVGHGYAVGLSAEIPLFDHGQGERRAAEASAAVGDLRARYEARVETRIRVSHARLTRLLEEHARFESESAEPVELLVRAATSGYQGGERSVVELLDARRAATEVAERRVALSLAARLAQIALAREVGGLR; from the coding sequence ATGCGAAAAACTCCGATAGCGAATCGGACCATCTTCTGCCTGACGCTGCTCAGCGTCGCGCCCGCCGCGGCGCAGGAGCGATGGACGGAAGACGACGTGACCGCGCGCGCCCGCGCGCAGGCGGTCGAGGTGCTCGCCGCGGACGCCCGCGCGCGGCTCGCCGAGGGCGAAGCGCAGGGGGCCGGGCTGCTGCCGAATCCGTCGGTCGAGTGGGAGCGCCAGGAGGCCTTCGCGCCGAACGCACAGGCCCAGGACATCATCCGCCTCGTCGTTCCCCTCGACCTGTCCGGGCGGCCGGCCACGCGCCGCGCCCTGGCCGAGGTGGAGGCCCGACTGTCCGAGGCCGAGGCCGAGCGCGTCCGCCTCGACGCGGTCGCGGCGGCGCGGGCTGCGTTTCACCGGGCGCTCGCGGCGGAGCGGCGCGTGGCGGTCCTCGAGGCGCAGCGAGACGCCCTGCGCGAGGCGCTCCGCGTGATGGAGAGCCGCCGCGCGGCGGGCGAGGTCTCGGGCTACGAGACGGCGCGGCTCGCGATCGGGGCGCAGCTCGCGGGCAGCCGCGCGGCCCAGGCCCGCATCGACGCGGACGCGGCCCGGCAGCAGCTCGCGGCGCTCTTCGGGGCCGAGCCTCCGGACGCGCTCGAGGGCGAGCTGACGCCGCCCTCGCCGCCGCCGATCGCGGCGCTGGTCACGTCGGCCGAGGCGCGCCGACCCGATCTGAGCGCGCTGGCCCGCGCGGACGAGGCCGCGCGACGCGCGCGCGCCGCGGCGGACTTCAGCTGGGTCCCGAGGTTCTCGGTCGAGGGCGGCTACAACCGCCAGGACGGCCCGCTCGTCGGGCACGGCTACGCGGTCGGGCTCAGCGCGGAGATCCCCCTGTTCGATCACGGGCAAGGCGAGCGGCGCGCGGCGGAGGCGAGCGCCGCGGTGGGGGATCTGCGCGCCCGCTACGAGGCCCGGGTGGAGACCCGGATCCGCGTGAGCCACGCGAGGCTCACGCGCCTGCTCGAGGAGCACGCCCGCTTCGAGTCCGAGAGCGCCGAGCCGGTCGAGCTGCTCGTGCGCGCCGCGACCAGCGGCTATCAGGGCGGCGAGCGGTCGGTGGTGGAGCTGCTCGACGCGCGCCGCGCGGCCACCGAGGTCGCGGAGCGACGCGTCGCGCTCTCCCTCGCCGCGCGCCTGGCGCAGATCGCGCTCGCGCGCGAGGTCGGAGGTCTTCGATGA
- a CDS encoding carotenoid biosynthesis protein, which translates to METAFELGALGVGAVTLLDAARAGRRWLAFALAALAYALTFELLVSNEASGGFHYGAFLIALPGGAPLWVPVGWMALITAAARTAERLSGSRWRPALAALLVALTGWVLDPVAVALGWWGWSAPGQALVLGAPAGNYLAWIFVALAFTGLVDAGWRWRASAWVPVVAAPLALGLVAALSMVSQLPVDPRWTLAAISLVVIAAAARTLPWTGPSARPAVVLPPAFVTLGCAALVTMHGLASWPLLLAGAASVAAHALNPGSRSSASR; encoded by the coding sequence ATGGAGACGGCGTTCGAGCTGGGCGCGCTCGGAGTCGGGGCGGTGACGCTCCTCGACGCCGCGCGCGCGGGCCGACGGTGGCTGGCCTTCGCGCTCGCCGCCCTCGCGTACGCGCTGACGTTCGAGCTCCTCGTGTCCAACGAGGCGAGCGGCGGCTTCCACTACGGCGCCTTCCTCATCGCGCTCCCGGGCGGCGCGCCGCTCTGGGTGCCCGTGGGATGGATGGCGCTGATCACCGCGGCGGCCCGCACGGCCGAGCGCCTCTCGGGCTCCCGCTGGCGCCCCGCCCTCGCCGCGCTGCTCGTCGCCCTGACGGGCTGGGTGCTCGACCCGGTCGCGGTGGCCCTCGGCTGGTGGGGATGGAGCGCGCCCGGCCAGGCGCTCGTGCTCGGCGCGCCCGCGGGGAACTACCTCGCGTGGATCTTCGTGGCGCTGGCCTTCACCGGGCTCGTGGACGCGGGGTGGCGGTGGCGAGCGAGCGCGTGGGTTCCCGTCGTCGCCGCTCCCCTCGCGCTCGGGCTCGTGGCCGCGCTGTCGATGGTGAGCCAGCTGCCGGTCGATCCGCGCTGGACCCTCGCCGCGATCAGCCTGGTCGTGATCGCGGCCGCCGCCCGCACCCTCCCCTGGACCGGCCCCTCGGCCAGGCCCGCGGTGGTGCTGCCGCCCGCCTTCGTCACGCTCGGGTGCGCGGCGCTCGTGACGATGCACGGGCTCGCGAGCTGGCCGCTCCTCCTCGCGGGGGCGGCCAGCGTCGCGGCGCACGCGCTCAACCCAGGGAGCAGGTCATCAGCGTCTCGCTGA
- a CDS encoding tetratricopeptide repeat protein — MRLLLPLMVLLAPAWAHAQACVGDTADCVTRANGLVDEARIDEAVPLYRGACNRRDAEACRQLGALYALGRGVPQELPRAGTLFGLACDGGNLHGCLHLGLMHLSGRGVVQDAPRGASLIERACEGDVPGACDHLARCYHEGLGVEADPARAALLRNRACQSGDTTACVGQARALETTRPEESQRLYRRACERREPAACLRLGEMSREGLGSARDPSAASVWFARACAGGLMEGCNALGMFYEDGRGVSRDVARAAQLYGQACDAGHLRGCSNLGRMHERGDGVERDVARARALYERACEGDALVGCTNLGLLYEEGTGVPQDMERAAGLYRRACDGDAPLGCTYLGGMLDDGRGMARDRGAAARLHRRACDAGVSVGCTALGLMHERGRGVSQDLPLASRLYAQACDRDDPYACVRLGQLYADGRGVTRDPTGASRLFLHACDAGEALGCTHLGLLYQSGEGVPHDDSEATALFRRACDAGDLRGCNSLGYMLERGRGVVQNLDRAVELYTRACEEGLLRGCNNLGYLHLRGDGVAQDAARAVALFQRACDGRNALGCNNLGTMHLQGTGVAADPARAASLFEQACDTGEARGCYNLALLHGSGRGVTRDASRASALFVRACQAGYEPACGR; from the coding sequence GTGCGCCTCCTCCTCCCGCTGATGGTCCTCCTCGCGCCTGCGTGGGCGCACGCGCAGGCCTGCGTGGGCGACACGGCGGACTGCGTCACGCGCGCGAACGGCCTGGTCGACGAGGCGCGGATCGACGAGGCGGTGCCGCTCTACCGCGGGGCCTGCAACCGGCGAGACGCCGAGGCGTGCCGCCAGCTCGGCGCGCTCTACGCCCTCGGACGAGGCGTGCCGCAGGAGCTGCCGCGCGCCGGTACGCTCTTCGGCCTGGCCTGCGACGGCGGCAACCTTCATGGCTGTCTGCACCTCGGTCTGATGCACCTGAGCGGCCGCGGCGTCGTGCAGGACGCGCCCCGCGGCGCCTCGCTCATCGAGCGCGCGTGCGAGGGCGACGTGCCGGGCGCCTGCGATCACCTCGCGCGCTGCTATCACGAGGGCCTCGGCGTCGAGGCCGATCCGGCCCGCGCGGCGCTCCTTCGAAACCGCGCCTGCCAGTCCGGGGACACCACCGCGTGCGTCGGTCAGGCCCGCGCGCTCGAGACGACCCGGCCCGAGGAGTCGCAGCGGCTCTATCGGCGCGCCTGCGAGCGGCGTGAGCCCGCGGCCTGCCTGCGGCTCGGTGAGATGTCGCGCGAGGGCCTCGGGTCCGCTCGTGATCCTTCGGCGGCGAGCGTGTGGTTCGCCCGGGCCTGCGCGGGCGGCCTCATGGAGGGCTGCAACGCGCTCGGCATGTTCTACGAGGACGGCCGCGGCGTGTCGCGGGACGTCGCCCGCGCGGCGCAGCTCTACGGCCAGGCCTGCGACGCGGGGCACCTCCGCGGGTGCAGCAACCTCGGGCGCATGCACGAGCGCGGCGATGGGGTCGAGCGGGACGTGGCGCGGGCGCGGGCGCTCTACGAGCGGGCGTGCGAAGGCGACGCCCTGGTCGGCTGCACCAACCTCGGCTTGCTCTACGAAGAGGGCACGGGCGTCCCGCAGGACATGGAGCGCGCGGCCGGCCTCTATCGCCGCGCCTGTGACGGCGACGCGCCGCTCGGCTGCACGTACCTCGGCGGCATGCTCGACGACGGCCGGGGCATGGCGCGGGATCGCGGGGCGGCGGCGCGGCTCCATCGGCGCGCGTGCGACGCGGGCGTCTCCGTCGGCTGCACGGCCCTGGGGCTGATGCACGAGCGCGGCCGCGGCGTCTCGCAGGACCTCCCGCTGGCCTCGCGCCTCTACGCGCAGGCCTGCGATCGAGACGACCCCTACGCGTGCGTGCGGCTGGGGCAGCTCTACGCGGACGGACGCGGCGTGACGCGCGATCCGACGGGGGCCTCGCGCCTCTTCCTGCACGCGTGCGACGCGGGCGAGGCGCTCGGCTGCACGCACCTCGGGCTCCTCTACCAGTCGGGGGAGGGCGTGCCGCACGACGACTCGGAGGCGACCGCGCTCTTCCGCCGCGCCTGCGACGCGGGGGATCTGCGCGGCTGCAACAGCCTCGGCTACATGCTCGAGCGCGGCCGCGGCGTGGTGCAGAACCTCGACCGCGCGGTGGAGCTTTACACGCGCGCGTGCGAGGAGGGCCTGCTCCGGGGCTGCAACAACCTGGGCTATCTCCACCTCCGCGGCGACGGGGTCGCCCAGGACGCGGCGCGCGCGGTCGCGCTCTTCCAGCGCGCCTGTGACGGGCGCAACGCGCTCGGCTGCAACAACCTCGGCACCATGCACCTGCAGGGCACCGGGGTGGCCGCCGACCCCGCCCGCGCGGCGAGCCTCTTCGAGCAGGCCTGCGACACCGGTGAGGCGCGCGGCTGCTACAACCTCGCCCTGCTGCACGGCTCCGGGCGGGGCGTCACCCGAGACGCGTCCCGCGCGAGCGCGCTCTTCGTGCGGGCGTGCCAGGCGGGCTACGAGCCGGCCTGCGGTCGCTGA
- a CDS encoding efflux RND transporter periplasmic adaptor subunit: MRQLMLLSLTVLAVSCGHDHDDEDHSVHDHDVHDHEDELGHHDHHHGAVESVTAWSDTLELFAEWDVPVAGEESSFLLHLTDLSDFRAVTDARVRLVLEGPETVSAESDDVRPGIFQPSITAPRPGTYRGRVEVIGAALSVGGFEVEVHASAPDHHDEEEEGGDGITLLKEQQWRVPFRTEAVSGGRVAPTVEAPGEITTPPEGSAHIHAPVAGRVAAGRGGFPSPGREVSANEELATFAPTPGAPEDATRAQLQVVDAEAALENARAELTRVERMRADQAIPERRLEEARRAVRVAEASLAASRRARSLYGAAERGRGRGSWRITTPIAGVIDDVRVTPGEAVEANELLFHVLAPGERWLRADVPERWASQIRPRGHIRFQLLGEETWRELEGEVVNVSSAVDPRSRTVRVIWSLREPEESLRVGASVRVAIPIGEEAEGVTVPERALIDVDGRPVIFVQREGERFEERPVRVVARGGGSAVVEGLEPGERVVTVGGYLVHLASRAAEGGAPHGHVH, from the coding sequence ATGAGACAGCTGATGCTCTTGTCGCTCACCGTGCTCGCCGTCTCGTGTGGCCACGATCACGACGACGAGGACCACAGCGTTCACGATCACGATGTCCACGATCATGAAGACGAGCTGGGTCATCACGACCACCATCACGGCGCGGTGGAGAGCGTCACCGCCTGGAGCGACACCCTGGAGCTCTTCGCCGAGTGGGACGTCCCCGTCGCAGGCGAAGAGTCCTCGTTCCTCCTGCACCTGACCGACCTGAGCGACTTCCGCGCCGTCACCGACGCCCGGGTGCGCCTCGTGCTCGAGGGCCCCGAGACGGTGAGCGCGGAGTCGGACGACGTGCGCCCCGGCATCTTCCAGCCCTCCATCACCGCCCCGCGCCCCGGCACCTACCGTGGTCGCGTGGAGGTGATCGGCGCCGCGCTCTCGGTCGGCGGCTTCGAGGTCGAGGTGCACGCGAGCGCGCCCGACCACCACGACGAGGAGGAGGAAGGAGGCGACGGCATCACGCTGCTCAAGGAGCAGCAGTGGCGCGTCCCGTTCCGCACCGAGGCGGTGAGCGGCGGCCGGGTCGCGCCCACCGTCGAGGCGCCCGGCGAGATCACCACCCCGCCCGAGGGCTCCGCGCACATCCACGCGCCGGTGGCGGGGCGCGTCGCGGCCGGCCGCGGGGGCTTCCCGAGCCCCGGCCGAGAGGTCTCGGCGAACGAGGAGCTCGCCACCTTCGCGCCGACCCCTGGCGCGCCCGAGGACGCGACGCGGGCCCAGCTCCAGGTCGTCGACGCGGAGGCCGCCCTCGAGAACGCGCGGGCCGAGCTGACGCGAGTCGAGCGCATGCGCGCCGATCAGGCCATCCCCGAGAGGCGGCTCGAAGAGGCCCGGCGCGCGGTCCGGGTGGCCGAGGCCTCGCTCGCCGCCTCGCGCCGCGCGCGCTCGCTCTACGGCGCGGCCGAGCGAGGTCGCGGCCGGGGCAGCTGGCGCATCACCACCCCGATCGCGGGGGTGATCGACGACGTGCGCGTCACGCCGGGCGAGGCGGTGGAGGCCAACGAACTGCTCTTCCACGTGCTCGCCCCCGGGGAGCGCTGGCTGCGCGCGGACGTCCCCGAGCGATGGGCGTCGCAGATCCGGCCCCGCGGACACATCCGCTTCCAGCTCCTCGGCGAGGAGACCTGGCGTGAGCTCGAGGGAGAGGTGGTCAACGTCTCGAGCGCCGTCGACCCTCGATCCCGCACCGTGCGCGTGATCTGGTCGCTCCGCGAGCCCGAGGAGTCGCTGCGGGTCGGCGCCTCGGTCCGCGTGGCCATCCCGATCGGCGAGGAGGCCGAGGGGGTCACCGTGCCCGAGCGCGCACTCATCGACGTCGACGGCCGGCCCGTCATCTTCGTGCAGCGCGAGGGCGAGCGCTTCGAGGAGCGCCCCGTCCGCGTCGTCGCGCGCGGAGGCGGGAGCGCCGTGGTCGAGGGGCTCGAGCCGGGCGAGCGCGTCGTGACCGTCGGCGGCTACCTCGTGCACCTGGCGTCGCGCGCGGCCGAGGGCGGCGCCCCACACGGACACGTGCACTGA
- a CDS encoding efflux RND transporter permease subunit, whose product MVDFLLRASLRHRVIVLAVAAMATGLGLFELGEMPVDVLPDVSAPRVVIVTEATGLAPVEIEQLITFPIETAVNGAAGTRTIRSASAPGISIVFVDFDWDTDDVIARQRVTERLQSVAGTLPEEASAPLLAPPSSVMGEIAFIALTSDTVDEMELRRIAERDVRRRLLSVDGISRAVVIGGAERQYQVILDPAALNRFDLTPTEVADAVRAGSTNAPGGYLVEGPQESIVRVLGRATGTADLAAIRVGERAGVPITVADVAEVRVGAAVRRGDASYEARPAIILSIVKQPAADTVATTARVDEALDGLEPTLRHRGVTLHRDLFRQVDFIDTAIDNVVTVLRDGAILVALVLIFFLWHPGATVISVLAIPLSVLGATLALDALGYGLNVMTIGGLAIAVGELVDDAIVDVENVARRLRERRTMPEHERPPILETVYRASSEIRTSIVSATLVLALVFTPILFLGGFEGRLLAPLAVAYLVAIGASLLVAVTITPVLASYLLPLKKGDDREPPVVRGLIRVFAPALDASMKRPVEVVLGATLFAVLGLYGLTLAGRSFLPELREGALNVGMVTLPGTSLAESDQLGRLAEEALMADPAVTSVARRVGRAERDEHVQGPERNELEVQLDPEDPRSREALLDDLRHRVSVVPGATFTFGQPISHRIDHLVAGHRTALAVKLVDDDLGALRAAGRQIETALRALPGLVDVEMEPMVDVPQLSVDVDADAAARYGMSRGEAARVIGLALWGQRAEPIFEEGVATDVMVRFGDRLREDPAALRATLVPTPSGATVPIEAIADVRVEPAPNYVMREGVRRRLFVTANVEGADVGTAAEAVRARLEGLDLGDVGWELTGRAEEQARAQTKLILLGLVAMLGIMLVVGATLKSGRRTAIVLTNLPLALTGGVVGVWLSGGTLSVATTIGFITLFGIATRNGILLATRMQDLEHEGVERVEAARRAALERLAPITMTALTAALGLLPLGLALGEPGTEIQAPMALVILTGLATSTALNMVVVPTLLARWGGEAALTARPSP is encoded by the coding sequence ATGGTCGACTTCCTCCTGCGCGCCTCCCTGCGTCACCGCGTGATCGTGCTCGCGGTGGCCGCCATGGCGACCGGCTTGGGCCTGTTCGAGCTCGGCGAGATGCCGGTCGACGTCTTGCCCGACGTGAGCGCGCCGCGCGTGGTCATCGTCACCGAGGCGACGGGCCTCGCGCCGGTCGAGATCGAGCAGCTCATCACGTTCCCCATCGAGACGGCGGTCAACGGCGCCGCGGGGACGCGCACCATCCGCTCCGCGTCCGCGCCGGGGATCTCGATCGTCTTCGTCGACTTCGACTGGGACACCGACGACGTCATCGCGCGCCAGCGCGTGACCGAGCGGCTCCAGTCGGTCGCGGGCACCTTGCCCGAGGAGGCGTCGGCCCCGCTGCTCGCCCCGCCCTCGAGCGTCATGGGCGAGATCGCGTTCATCGCGCTGACCAGCGACACCGTCGACGAGATGGAGCTGCGGCGGATCGCCGAGCGCGACGTGCGGCGCCGGCTCCTCTCGGTCGACGGGATCTCCCGCGCGGTGGTGATCGGCGGCGCGGAGCGCCAGTACCAGGTGATCCTCGATCCCGCCGCGCTGAACCGGTTCGATCTGACGCCCACCGAGGTCGCGGACGCGGTGCGCGCCGGGAGCACGAACGCCCCGGGCGGCTACCTCGTCGAAGGCCCACAGGAGTCGATCGTGCGCGTGCTCGGGCGGGCGACCGGCACGGCCGATCTCGCCGCGATCCGGGTCGGAGAGCGCGCGGGCGTGCCGATCACCGTGGCCGACGTCGCCGAGGTCCGGGTGGGCGCGGCGGTGCGGCGCGGCGACGCGAGCTACGAGGCCCGCCCCGCCATCATCCTCAGCATCGTCAAGCAGCCGGCCGCGGACACGGTCGCCACCACCGCGCGGGTGGACGAGGCGCTCGACGGGCTCGAGCCCACGCTGCGGCATCGAGGCGTGACCCTGCATCGGGATCTCTTCCGCCAGGTCGACTTCATCGACACCGCCATCGACAACGTCGTGACCGTGCTCCGGGACGGCGCGATCCTGGTCGCGCTCGTCCTGATCTTCTTCCTCTGGCATCCCGGCGCGACGGTGATCAGCGTGCTGGCGATCCCGCTGTCGGTCCTGGGCGCGACGCTCGCGCTCGACGCGCTCGGCTACGGCCTGAACGTCATGACGATCGGAGGACTCGCCATCGCGGTGGGGGAGCTGGTGGACGACGCGATCGTCGACGTCGAGAACGTCGCGCGTCGCCTGCGAGAGCGCCGCACCATGCCCGAGCACGAGCGGCCACCCATCCTCGAGACCGTCTACCGCGCCTCGAGCGAGATCCGCACCTCGATCGTCAGCGCGACGCTGGTGCTCGCGCTGGTCTTCACGCCCATCCTCTTCCTGGGCGGCTTCGAAGGTCGGCTGCTCGCGCCCCTCGCGGTGGCGTACCTCGTGGCGATCGGCGCCTCGCTCCTCGTCGCCGTCACGATCACGCCCGTGCTCGCCTCGTACCTGCTGCCGCTGAAGAAGGGCGACGACCGCGAGCCCCCGGTCGTGCGTGGGCTCATCCGCGTGTTCGCGCCCGCGCTCGACGCGTCGATGAAGCGCCCGGTAGAGGTGGTGCTCGGCGCGACGCTGTTCGCGGTCCTGGGTCTGTACGGGCTGACCCTGGCCGGGCGCTCGTTCCTGCCGGAGCTGCGAGAGGGCGCGCTGAACGTGGGCATGGTCACCCTCCCCGGCACGTCGCTCGCCGAGAGCGACCAGCTCGGCCGGCTCGCAGAGGAGGCGCTGATGGCCGATCCCGCGGTCACCTCGGTGGCGCGGCGGGTGGGGCGCGCCGAGCGCGACGAGCACGTGCAGGGCCCGGAGCGGAACGAGCTGGAGGTGCAGCTGGACCCGGAGGATCCGCGCTCGCGCGAGGCGCTCCTCGACGACCTGCGGCACCGCGTCTCGGTCGTGCCCGGCGCGACCTTCACGTTCGGGCAGCCGATCTCGCACCGCATCGATCACCTGGTGGCCGGCCATCGCACCGCGCTCGCGGTGAAGCTCGTGGACGACGACCTCGGCGCGCTGCGGGCGGCCGGTCGGCAGATCGAGACGGCGCTGCGCGCGCTGCCGGGGCTGGTCGACGTCGAGATGGAGCCGATGGTCGACGTGCCGCAGCTGAGCGTGGACGTCGACGCGGACGCGGCGGCTCGCTACGGCATGTCGCGCGGGGAGGCGGCGCGCGTCATCGGCCTCGCGCTCTGGGGTCAGCGCGCCGAGCCCATCTTCGAGGAGGGCGTGGCGACGGACGTCATGGTCCGCTTCGGCGATCGGCTGCGCGAGGACCCGGCGGCGCTGCGCGCCACGCTCGTGCCGACGCCGTCGGGGGCCACGGTCCCGATCGAGGCGATCGCGGACGTGCGTGTGGAGCCCGCGCCCAACTACGTGATGCGCGAGGGCGTCCGCCGCAGGCTGTTCGTGACGGCGAACGTGGAGGGCGCAGACGTCGGCACGGCCGCGGAGGCGGTCCGGGCGCGGCTGGAGGGTCTGGACCTGGGCGACGTGGGCTGGGAGCTGACCGGGCGCGCCGAGGAGCAGGCGCGCGCGCAGACGAAGCTCATCCTGCTCGGCCTCGTCGCGATGCTCGGGATCATGCTCGTGGTCGGCGCGACGCTGAAGAGCGGCCGGCGGACCGCGATCGTGCTGACCAACCTGCCGCTCGCGCTGACGGGCGGCGTGGTCGGCGTGTGGCTCTCCGGCGGCACGCTGAGCGTCGCGACCACGATCGGCTTCATCACCCTCTTCGGCATCGCGACGCGCAACGGCATCCTGCTCGCGACCCGCATGCAGGACCTCGAGCACGAGGGGGTCGAGCGGGTCGAGGCGGCGCGCCGAGCGGCCCTCGAGCGGCTCGCGCCGATCACGATGACCGCGCTGACGGCGGCGCTCGGGCTGCTGCCCCTCGGGCTGGCGCTCGGCGAGCCCGGCACCGAGATCCAGGCCCCGATGGCGCTCGTCATCTTGACGGGCCTGGCCACCTCGACCGCCCTCAACATGGTGGTCGTCCCGACCCTCCTCGCCCGCTGGGGCGGGGAGGCCGCGCTCACGGCGAGACCGTCACCGTGA